The nucleotide sequence CTTTCACCAACTTGTTGATGAGGCTTGGGCTCAGGCCGGAAGCTTTGCTTCAACTCTGGCAGACATTTGTTGGAAGCAAAAGACCATTAAAAGAGACTTGAAACATATAAACAGAGAGAATTTTTCACAAATacaagagagagtgagtgaaACTAACCGTTTGTTAATGGATGTACATGTACATGCTTTGCGGCACCCTTCTCCATAAACCTTTCAGCAAGAGCGAGACCTCCACACCAAGTGGAACTTCCTGAGGGCAATAGAAGAAAGTTACTTCAGACAAAAATCAAGGGTAAACTGGTTAAAGGAGGGGGATTTAAACACATCTTACTTCCATAAGATGTGTCAGTCCAGAGCTAACTACAATACTATCCGATCCTTTATGCTGGACACTGGTGAGCTTTTACTAGATCCTGAGCAAATGAGCATCCATGCAATAAGTCACTTCCAAGCTATCCTTGGGCCAGAAAATCTGCCACAATGTTCCATCCGGTCTTCACTAGCTTGGTTTCAGAACTTAAATCCCTTTAGGATCTCAAGCCATCACTCGCAACTTATGCTTATGGTGCCAACTCCCCCAGATATCACCAAGGTGATGCATAAGTTGAACCCGAACAAGGCTCCAGGACCCGATGGTTACACGTTAGGCTTCTACAAGGCAGTGTGGAGTACTCTAGGACCAGAGGTCATTTCTTCGATCACTCAGTTTTTCCACTCGTCCTTCCTCCCCTCATCTACAAATGCTACTATATTGGCCTTGATTCCAAAGAAGCCAGGTGCGTCATCGATAAAGGACTACCGGCCTATCTCTTGTCTGAACACACTCTACAAAGTGGTATCTAAGCTTCTGGTTGCAAAGATAAAGCCCATCCTACCATCATTAATTCTTCCAAATCAAACAGCCTTCTTAACTGATCGCCTTCTTCTGGAGAATACGGTCCTCGCTGCTGAAATAGTAAATGGTTACCATAAAAGTCAAGGACCAAAGAGAATAGTTATTAAAGTTGATATTGCCAAGGCTTTTGACACACTTTCATGGGATTTTCTCTTCACCTGCTTAAAAGCTTTAGAGATTCCGAATCAATATCTCCGTTGGCTCCAAGCTTGTATCTGCACACCAAACTTCACAATTGGTTACAATGGAACAGTTCAAGGATATTTTAAGGGAAGAAGAGGTTTAAGGCAGGGAGACCCTCTCTCGCCTTACCTGTTTGTCATTGCGATGAATAACCTCTCCCTTATGTTGAATAAAGCTGCGGAGGAAGGGAAGTTTCTCTATCATCATAACTGTGACACCGCCAAGCTCACCCAtctttgttttgctgatgatcttCTCATATTTGTTGATGGTTCTGTCTCATCGGTCCAAAATGTCCTGGAGGTTCTTAAAGAATTTGAAGAGCGACCAGGACTTGCAATCAGTCTACAAAAGTCCTCTTTCTATAGTGGTGGATtaacagaagaagaaatagaCTCAATCACCGTAGCCACCGGCCTTCCTCATGGCACTCTTCCAGTTCGTTACCTTGGAGTTCCCCTCTGCACGAAGAAGCTAACACTTCAGAACTGTGAACCATTACTACAACAAGTAAAAGGCAAAATAAACAATTGGTGTTCAAAATCCTTATCTTTTGCAGGTCGCCTTGTGCTCATTAACACAGTCATAGCAGGGATCTCAAACTTTTGGTGCTCAACCTTCTTGCTTCCAAAAGCTTGCATTCGGAAAATTAACACTATGTGTAGTAGTTTCTTGTGGAAAGGTCATTGTGAAGGTCGTCATAATGCAAGGGTTTCGTGGGACAATATAACAAAGCCAAAGGATCAAGGAGGTTTGGGGATAAGAGATTTAGCTACCTGGAATACGGCTTGTGTACTAAAACTTATTTGGCTACTCTTCTTTCGGTCAGGCTTAGTATGGGTGGCTTGGTATAGATTACACTTCTTGAGAGGATCACTGAGCAGCTTCTGGACAATGAAAAAGCGACCAAATTTCTCTTGGTTAGCAAACAAGCTACTCAAAGTTAAAGATATGGCCTACAATTGGATAAAGCTACGAGTTGGCAATGGGATTACCTGTAGGTTTTGGTCGGATAACTGGTCGCCTTTTGGAAACCTATCAACTTTCCTCTCTACTACCCGGCTGGGCATTTGTGCAACTGCTACACTGGCTCAGGTCTATAA is from Camelina sativa cultivar DH55 chromosome 20, Cs, whole genome shotgun sequence and encodes:
- the LOC104772543 gene encoding uncharacterized protein LOC104772543; translation: MERACPGWKFISNHMSDADGRIIVIWKDPATVRVMHQSRQTLTCEVTVGNKFQFVFTSVYASNVRKERTDLWVELMQIQSYFSLHTCPWLVGGDFNQITHFEEHSSPDVNYLTPPMTELRDCLSQLELFDLRFQGPFYTWTNNQPASLVAKKLGRVLQERDLHTKWNFLRAIEESYFRQKSRVNWLKEGDLNTSYFHKMCQSRANYNTIRSFMLDTGELLLDPEQMSIHAISHFQAILGPENLPQCSIRSSLAWFQNLNPFRISSHHSQLMLMVPTPPDITKVMHKLNPNKAPGPDGYTLGFYKAVWSTLGPEVISSITQFFHSSFLPSSTNATILALIPKKPGASSIKDYRPISCLNTLYKVVSKLLVAKIKPILPSLILPNQTAFLTDRLLLENTVLAAEIVNGYHKSQGPKRIVIKVDIAKAFDTLSWDFLFTCLKALEIPNQYLRWLQACICTPNFTIGYNGTVQGYFKGRRGLRQGDPLSPYLFVIAMNNLSLMLNKAAEEGKFLYHHNCDTAKLTHLCFADDLLIFVDGSVSSVQNVLEVLKEFEERPGLAISLQKSSFYSGGLTEEEIDSITVATGLPHGTLPVRYLGVPLCTKKLTLQNCEPLLQQVKGKINNWCSKSLSFAGRLVLINTVIAGISNFWCSTFLLPKACIRKINTMCSSFLWKGHCEGRHNARVSWDNITKPKDQGGLGIRDLATWNTACVLKLIWLLFFRSGLVWVAWYRLHFLRGSLSSFWTMKKRPNFSWLANKLLKVKDMAYNWIKLRVGNGITCRFWSDNWSPFGNLSTFLSTTRLGICATATLAQVYNHDNWRLPNPRSDNQVSLHAHLTTLHLSEEEDHYEWEMQGKIYQKYSTRRVYDCIVNQSALVPWRRAVWNKGGIPRHSFLTWLFTLNRCRTRARLLGWGFQTDPRCLLCNSCDESWNHLFFNCHYSWSVWSQIAARCTLQPCRNWDANLEQMSSLRGPKEHQRLCLLAWQCSLYTLWNERNTRLHRQNFRSVESTLKLIDSTIRNRIDSFRATNPSVSSLMLQLWFSTLSSSSTASVTITIPSPRLLNPSSLGSL